A single Gemmatimonadota bacterium DNA region contains:
- a CDS encoding dihydroorotate dehydrogenase — protein sequence MIGRLEVTAAGITFQNPVVLAAGTAAYGRELADVMPLEELGGFVTKAVSMEERHGAPAPRVADFPGGMINAVGLANPGVEKVLTEDLPWIAQHVHRPRVLVNVVGREARDFGDVVARMDGAPGYQGFELNVSCPNVKQGGMEFGADPAALAEVVRGARAATRKPLFVKLSPTLPKVGEAAQVAVDAGADGITVINTIPGLVIDVERRKPMIGFGSGGVSGPGLLAVGMLAVHRVRQAVRVPIIGAGGVQHATDVLQYLIAGASVVAVGTAGLADPKLPARLVRDLDAWCAAHGVAHLSELIGTLEWPS from the coding sequence GTGATTGGTCGACTCGAGGTCACCGCCGCCGGGATCACCTTCCAGAACCCGGTCGTGCTCGCGGCCGGGACGGCCGCCTACGGTCGTGAACTCGCGGACGTGATGCCACTGGAGGAGCTCGGCGGGTTCGTCACGAAGGCGGTCAGCATGGAGGAGCGCCACGGCGCTCCCGCGCCGCGCGTCGCCGACTTCCCCGGGGGGATGATCAACGCGGTGGGGCTCGCGAATCCCGGGGTGGAGAAGGTGCTCACCGAGGACCTCCCCTGGATCGCGCAGCATGTGCATCGCCCGCGCGTGCTGGTGAACGTCGTCGGGCGCGAGGCGCGGGACTTCGGTGATGTCGTCGCGCGGATGGATGGTGCGCCGGGCTACCAGGGCTTCGAGCTGAACGTGAGTTGCCCGAACGTGAAGCAGGGCGGGATGGAATTCGGGGCGGATCCGGCGGCGCTCGCCGAGGTCGTGCGCGGCGCGCGCGCCGCGACACGAAAGCCGCTCTTCGTGAAGCTCTCGCCGACGCTGCCGAAGGTCGGGGAGGCCGCGCAGGTCGCCGTCGACGCCGGCGCGGACGGGATCACGGTGATCAACACGATCCCCGGACTCGTCATCGACGTCGAGCGTCGGAAGCCGATGATCGGGTTCGGGTCCGGTGGCGTGAGCGGCCCCGGGCTTCTCGCCGTCGGCATGCTCGCGGTGCACCGCGTGCGCCAGGCGGTCCGGGTGCCGATCATCGGGGCGGGCGGGGTCCAGCATGCGACCGACGTCCTGCAGTATCTCATCGCCGGCGCGAGCGTCGTGGCGGTCGGCACCGCGGGCCTCGCAGACCCCAAGCTTCCCGCACGATTGGTGCGCGACCTGGACGCCTGGTGTGCCGCGCACGGCGTGGCGCACCTTTCCGAACTCATCGGCACACTGGAGTGGCCTTCGTGA
- the pyrF gene encoding orotidine-5'-phosphate decarboxylase, with translation MRAQPIIALDVPTMDAARALCDRLGPAADYVKVGLELYTAEGPRVVEWLHGQGKRVFLDLKLHDIPNTVKGAARSASSMGVSLLTVHGYGGAAMVEAAVEGAGERTGILVVTVLTSFDARTLGVALGRPVDEMGAEVTRLAAVASVARAHGVVCSGHEVAAVRSSYPALRPLVPGIRLEGGATHDQSRVTTPQRATADGAAYLVLGRAVTAADDPPAVLNAVLSSLRG, from the coding sequence TTGCGCGCCCAGCCCATCATCGCGCTCGACGTCCCCACGATGGACGCGGCTCGCGCGCTCTGCGACCGACTCGGTCCCGCCGCGGACTACGTGAAGGTCGGCCTCGAGCTCTACACGGCCGAAGGGCCTCGGGTCGTGGAATGGCTGCACGGGCAGGGGAAGCGGGTCTTCCTCGACCTCAAGCTCCACGACATCCCGAACACCGTGAAGGGGGCGGCGCGGAGCGCTTCCTCGATGGGCGTCTCGCTGCTCACGGTGCACGGGTACGGGGGCGCGGCGATGGTGGAGGCGGCGGTCGAGGGGGCCGGGGAGCGCACGGGGATCCTGGTTGTCACGGTGCTGACGAGCTTCGATGCGCGTACGCTCGGCGTGGCCCTCGGTCGTCCCGTGGACGAGATGGGGGCGGAAGTCACGCGATTGGCCGCGGTGGCGAGCGTGGCGCGGGCGCATGGCGTCGTCTGCTCCGGCCATGAGGTGGCGGCCGTGCGCTCCTCCTATCCGGCGCTGCGTCCCCTCGTCCCCGGGATCCGACTGGAGGGCGGGGCGACGCACGATCAGTCGCGGGTCACGACCCCGCAACGCGCGACCGCCGACGGCGCCGCCTATCTCGTTCTGGGGCGCGCAGTTACGGCTGCGGATGACCCGCCGGCGGTGCTGAACGCGGTCTTGTCGTCGCTGCGCGGCTGA
- the rpmJ gene encoding 50S ribosomal protein L36, with the protein MKVRSSVKPICEHCKVVKRAGVTRIICKRNPKHKQRQG; encoded by the coding sequence GTGAAAGTTCGCAGCAGCGTGAAGCCGATTTGCGAGCACTGCAAGGTGGTGAAGCGTGCAGGCGTGACGCGGATCATCTGCAAGCGCAATCCCAAGCACAAGCAGCGGCAGGGTTAA
- the rpsM gene encoding 30S ribosomal protein S13, which yields MARISGVDLPRDKKVEIGLTYIYGIGRVLSRRILAATGVNPEQRIRDLSDADVNKLRQEIEKMYRVEGALRTEIAMNVKRLMDIGSYRGIRHRRNLPVRGQRTHTNARTKKGPRRAIAGKKKVTK from the coding sequence ATGGCTCGTATTTCCGGCGTGGACCTTCCGCGTGACAAGAAGGTCGAGATCGGCCTCACGTACATCTACGGCATCGGGCGCGTCCTGAGCCGTCGAATCCTCGCGGCGACGGGTGTGAACCCGGAGCAGCGCATCCGCGACCTCTCCGACGCTGACGTGAACAAGCTCCGTCAGGAGATCGAGAAGATGTATCGCGTCGAGGGCGCGCTGCGCACCGAGATCGCGATGAACGTGAAGCGCCTCATGGACATCGGCTCGTACCGTGGCATCCGGCATCGCCGGAACCTGCCGGTCCGCGGCCAGCGCACGCACACCAATGCCCGCACGAAGAAGGGGCCCCGCCGCGCGATCGCGGGCAAGAAGAAGGTGACCAAGTAA
- the rpsK gene encoding 30S ribosomal protein S11, producing MAIGKKTKKVVDAEGVAHVNATFNNTLITITDAHGNAVSWGSAGKAGFKGSKKSTPFAATVAAEQCAREALSLGVRRVHVKVQGPGSGRESAIQALAAAGLTVKSIKDVTPIPHNGCRPPKRRRV from the coding sequence ATGGCCATTGGCAAGAAGACCAAGAAGGTCGTGGACGCCGAGGGCGTCGCGCACGTCAACGCGACCTTCAACAACACGCTCATCACGATCACCGACGCGCACGGCAACGCCGTGTCGTGGGGCTCGGCCGGCAAGGCCGGGTTCAAGGGATCGAAGAAGTCGACGCCGTTCGCCGCGACCGTCGCGGCCGAGCAGTGCGCGCGCGAGGCGCTCAGCCTCGGGGTGCGCCGCGTCCACGTGAAGGTCCAGGGGCCGGGCTCGGGTCGCGAGTCCGCGATCCAGGCGCTCGCCGCCGCCGGTCTCACGGTCAAGTCCATCAAGGACGTGACGCCGATCCCGCATAACGGCTGCCGGCCGCCTAAGCGCCGGAGGGTCTAA
- the rpsD gene encoding 30S ribosomal protein S4: MRYTGPSCRQCRREGTKLFLKGTKCFTEKCPVERRPYAPGMHGQNTARRRKVSEYAKQLREKQKIKRIYGLSEKQFRNTFERVSALPGVTGHNLLAALESRLDNMVYRMGFAASRKAARQLIRHRHVEVNGKSVDIPSFVVEPGQEIRMRQKSRELVIVAAALEVAARGATPAWLAVDKDTFSGRMLERPQRQAIPIAAQEQLVVELYSK, from the coding sequence ATGCGTTATACCGGTCCCAGCTGCCGGCAGTGCCGGCGTGAAGGTACGAAGCTCTTCCTCAAGGGCACCAAGTGCTTCACCGAGAAGTGCCCGGTGGAGCGGCGCCCGTACGCGCCCGGCATGCACGGCCAGAACACGGCCCGTCGCCGGAAGGTGAGCGAGTACGCCAAGCAGCTCCGTGAGAAGCAGAAGATCAAGCGCATCTACGGGCTCAGCGAGAAGCAGTTCCGCAACACGTTCGAGCGCGTCTCCGCGCTCCCGGGCGTGACGGGCCACAACCTCCTCGCCGCGCTCGAGAGCCGTCTGGACAACATGGTCTACCGGATGGGCTTCGCCGCGAGCCGCAAGGCCGCGCGTCAGCTCATCCGGCACCGCCACGTCGAGGTGAACGGCAAGTCGGTCGACATCCCGAGCTTCGTGGTCGAGCCTGGCCAGGAGATCCGGATGCGCCAGAAGTCGCGCGAGCTCGTCATCGTCGCGGCGGCCCTCGAGGTCGCGGCGCGTGGGGCGACCCCGGCGTGGCTCGCGGTCGACAAGGACACCTTCTCCGGGCGCATGCTGGAGCGTCCGCAGCGGCAGGCGATTCCGATCGCGGCGCAGGAACAGCTCGTCGTCGAGCTCTATTCGAAGTGA
- a CDS encoding DNA-directed RNA polymerase subunit alpha: MATTIDLRGLVRPQLVEMTKREDQANAAEFRLQPLERGFGHTLGNSMRRMLLSSLRGAAVWGFRIDGVLHEHQTIVGVVEDVHQIIGNLKTLVLALDADVEDAILRLKVRKGGAITAGQLELPAGVKVVNGAHHILTLQDDRELAIELYVNKGRGYIEADQHPLDRNLPVDLVRIDSIYSPVKRVNFSVAETRVGQRTDYDRLTLSVETNGTVTPEEAVSYAAALAQTHFQYFASFGSSAAAAVAVPGAEGSSEGARLAELLRTPIDDLSLSVRSVNSLKNSSIRSLGDLVRQTETQILQVKNFGKKSLQEIADLLEKEGLNFGMKFEESTDGVRVADWGTPPSRAAANAPDDEEE, encoded by the coding sequence ATGGCAACCACGATCGATCTCCGCGGCTTGGTCCGCCCGCAGCTCGTCGAGATGACGAAGCGCGAGGACCAGGCGAACGCGGCTGAGTTCCGCCTGCAGCCCCTCGAGCGTGGCTTCGGCCACACGCTCGGCAACAGCATGCGTCGCATGCTGCTCTCGTCGCTGCGCGGCGCCGCCGTCTGGGGCTTCCGCATCGACGGCGTCCTCCACGAGCACCAGACCATCGTCGGGGTCGTCGAGGACGTCCACCAGATCATCGGCAACCTCAAGACGCTGGTGCTCGCGCTCGATGCCGATGTCGAGGACGCGATCCTCCGCCTCAAGGTCCGCAAGGGCGGCGCGATCACCGCGGGGCAGCTCGAGCTCCCGGCCGGCGTGAAGGTCGTGAACGGCGCCCACCACATCCTCACCCTGCAGGATGACCGCGAGCTCGCCATCGAGCTCTACGTCAACAAGGGGCGCGGCTACATCGAGGCCGACCAGCACCCGCTCGACCGCAACCTCCCGGTCGACCTCGTCCGCATCGATTCGATCTACTCGCCGGTCAAGCGCGTGAACTTCTCGGTCGCCGAGACCCGCGTCGGCCAGCGCACCGACTACGACCGCCTGACGCTCTCCGTGGAGACGAACGGCACGGTCACCCCCGAGGAGGCCGTCTCGTACGCCGCCGCCCTCGCGCAGACGCACTTCCAGTACTTCGCGAGCTTCGGCTCGTCCGCCGCGGCCGCCGTCGCCGTGCCGGGCGCCGAGGGCTCGTCCGAGGGCGCTCGCCTCGCTGAGCTCCTCCGCACCCCGATCGACGACCTCTCGCTCTCGGTCCGCTCGGTCAACTCGCTCAAGAACTCCAGCATCCGCTCGCTCGGCGACCTGGTCCGCCAGACCGAGACGCAGATCCTGCAGGTCAAGAATTTCGGCAAGAAGTCCCTCCAGGAGATCGCCGACCTCCTCGAGAAGGAAGGACTCAATTTCGGGATGAAGTTCGAGGAGTCCACGGATGGTGTGCGCGTCGCCGATTGGGGCACGCCGCCGAGCCGGGCCGCCGCGAACGCCCCCGACGACGAAGAGGAGTAG
- the rplQ gene encoding 50S ribosomal protein L17 produces the protein MRHRKAGRSLRRTSEQRLALLRNLATSLIEQGAIETTEAKAKELRPFVEKLITKAREGTLHARRLAGIHVQKREAADKLFQEIGPKNAKRAGGYTRILKTAHRKGDGAEMARIELVER, from the coding sequence ATGCGTCATCGTAAGGCCGGGCGGAGCCTCCGCCGCACTTCCGAGCAGCGCCTCGCGCTGCTCCGCAACCTCGCGACCTCGCTCATCGAGCAGGGCGCGATCGAGACGACCGAAGCCAAGGCGAAGGAGCTCCGGCCCTTCGTCGAGAAGCTGATCACCAAGGCGCGCGAGGGCACGCTCCACGCGCGGCGCCTCGCCGGCATCCACGTGCAGAAGCGCGAGGCGGCCGACAAGCTCTTCCAGGAGATCGGTCCCAAGAACGCCAAGCGCGCCGGCGGCTACACCCGCATCCTCAAGACCGCGCACCGCAAGGGTGACGGTGCTGAGATGGCCCGCATCGAACTCGTGGAGCGCTAA
- a CDS encoding 50S ribosomal protein L28, with protein sequence MPIARNRCYVCDKGVAHGNNRSHANNSTRRTWKPNLQVARIVADDKIIKIKVCTRCLNAGKIQRAPRGTAAAV encoded by the coding sequence ATGCCCATCGCTCGCAATCGCTGCTATGTGTGCGACAAGGGTGTCGCGCACGGCAACAACCGCTCGCACGCCAACAACTCGACCCGTCGGACCTGGAAACCCAACCTCCAGGTCGCCCGGATCGTCGCGGATGACAAGATCATCAAGATCAAGGTCTGCACCCGCTGCCTGAACGCCGGCAAGATCCAGCGCGCGCCGCGCGGGACCGCTGCCGCGGTCTGA
- the gmd gene encoding GDP-mannose 4,6-dehydratase, whose protein sequence is MKTALITGITGQDGSYLAELLLAKGYRVVGIVRRSSTTPYERIAHLVDRIELLSADLLDQTSLMDAMGEVRPDEIYNLAAQSFVATSWNQPVLTGEFTGIGVTRMLEAMRRVVPTARFYQASSSEMFGKVQETPQRESTPFWPRSPYGVAKVYGHWITVNYRESFGLYAVSGLLFNHESPRRGLEFVTRKVTDAVARIKLGHATEVRLGNLEARRDWGFAGDYVDAMWRMLQRDEPDDYVIGTGETWSVRQLCEEAFGYVGLDWQRHVVTDRKYERPAEVELLVADPSKAARELGWTPSVRFRELVRLMVDADLARHSVPPIAHP, encoded by the coding sequence TTGAAGACCGCGCTCATCACCGGCATCACCGGACAGGACGGCTCGTATCTCGCCGAGCTGCTGCTCGCGAAGGGCTATCGGGTCGTCGGCATCGTGCGCCGGTCCTCCACGACGCCGTACGAGCGGATCGCGCATCTCGTCGACCGGATCGAACTCCTCTCTGCCGATCTGCTCGACCAGACGTCGCTCATGGATGCCATGGGTGAGGTCCGACCGGACGAGATCTACAACCTCGCCGCGCAGTCCTTCGTCGCGACCTCGTGGAACCAGCCGGTGCTCACCGGTGAGTTCACCGGCATCGGGGTCACACGCATGCTCGAGGCCATGCGGCGCGTCGTGCCGACCGCGCGCTTCTACCAGGCGTCGTCGTCCGAGATGTTCGGCAAGGTGCAGGAGACCCCGCAGCGCGAGTCGACGCCATTCTGGCCGCGCTCGCCGTACGGCGTCGCGAAGGTCTACGGGCACTGGATCACGGTGAACTACCGCGAGTCGTTCGGGCTGTACGCGGTCAGCGGGCTGCTCTTCAATCATGAGTCCCCGCGTCGCGGACTCGAGTTCGTCACGCGCAAGGTGACCGACGCCGTGGCGCGGATCAAGCTCGGCCACGCGACCGAGGTACGCCTCGGGAACCTCGAGGCGCGCCGCGATTGGGGCTTCGCCGGCGACTACGTCGACGCGATGTGGCGCATGCTGCAGCGGGACGAGCCCGACGACTACGTGATCGGCACCGGCGAGACCTGGTCGGTCCGTCAACTCTGCGAGGAGGCCTTCGGATACGTCGGCCTCGACTGGCAGCGCCACGTCGTCACCGATCGGAAGTACGAGCGCCCGGCCGAGGTGGAGCTGCTCGTCGCCGACCCGTCGAAGGCCGCGCGGGAGCTCGGGTGGACGCCGTCGGTCCGGTTCCGCGAGCTGGTCCGGCTGATGGTCGATGCCGACCTCGCGCGACACTCGGTCCCTCCCATCGCGCACCCCTGA
- a CDS encoding GDP-mannose 4,6-dehydratase — protein MAKALVTGAAGFVGQWLCRALLRRGWTVTGTTIGMAPSPGILEPAELMSMHWRGMDLRPGVDRRTLAGLLDRERPDAIFHLAAIAFVPAASDDPMRALDTNVSAAVRLVEAMRAHKLAGTADPTLLVIGSAEQYGAQEGPMPLREEADQRPRTFYAATKCAQEAFALAAARADGVKVVATRSFNHSGRGQGPSFLLPALVRRAREAGPTAPLAIGNAGTVRDFLHVEDVVSAYISLVERGRPGEAYNVCSGEGITVGDAAAEVLARAGVDAEVVSDPALRRTVDVPWLVGDNTKLRADTGWVPARSRADIIDDLLNATP, from the coding sequence TTGGCCAAGGCACTCGTCACCGGGGCCGCGGGATTCGTCGGCCAGTGGCTCTGTCGGGCGCTGTTGCGGCGTGGCTGGACGGTGACCGGGACGACCATCGGCATGGCGCCGTCGCCGGGGATCCTCGAGCCGGCGGAGCTCATGTCGATGCATTGGCGCGGGATGGACCTGCGGCCGGGCGTCGACCGTCGGACCCTGGCCGGCCTGCTGGACCGGGAGCGTCCGGACGCGATCTTCCATCTCGCGGCCATCGCGTTCGTCCCGGCGGCCAGCGATGACCCCATGCGGGCGCTCGACACCAACGTTTCGGCGGCCGTGCGGCTCGTCGAGGCGATGCGCGCCCACAAGCTCGCCGGGACCGCGGACCCGACCCTGCTGGTGATCGGCAGTGCGGAGCAGTACGGGGCGCAGGAGGGGCCGATGCCCCTTCGCGAGGAGGCCGACCAGCGCCCGCGCACCTTCTACGCCGCGACGAAGTGCGCTCAGGAGGCGTTCGCGCTGGCCGCGGCGCGGGCCGACGGCGTCAAGGTGGTGGCCACCCGCTCGTTCAACCACTCGGGCCGAGGGCAGGGTCCCTCCTTCCTGCTCCCGGCGCTCGTGCGGCGGGCGCGCGAGGCGGGGCCGACGGCCCCCCTGGCGATCGGGAATGCCGGGACGGTGCGCGATTTCCTCCACGTGGAGGACGTCGTGTCCGCGTATATTTCGCTCGTGGAGCGGGGGCGGCCCGGCGAGGCCTACAACGTCTGCAGCGGGGAGGGGATCACGGTGGGCGATGCGGCCGCCGAGGTCCTCGCGCGCGCGGGCGTGGACGCCGAGGTGGTCTCCGATCCTGCTCTCCGCCGCACCGTCGACGTGCCCTGGCTCGTCGGCGACAACACGAAGCTCCGCGCCGACACCGGGTGGGTCCCCGCCCGGTCGCGCGCCGACATCATCGACGACCTCCTCAATGCCACGCCGTAA